The following proteins are encoded in a genomic region of Chryseobacterium cucumeris:
- a CDS encoding T9SS type A sorting domain-containing protein → MQKLYVSTLTLCTILGLSAQEVIWQKDIQSSTQDFLSQITTTIDKQHLISGSSIQGGSQKIKNRSLNVRPVQLETPKQNNGYDFHLIKLNQQGEQVWEKFFSGNNHDFLSATVSTQEGGFFLAGTSYSKKGLDKMEDSIGGSDIWVIKINEFGEEQWQKTIGSPSDEEARAVIQTTDLGFFIAGNVQNSEKGYGSKDILIIRMNKNGKELSRILMGGKGLDEVEKMIPTKDGGALLGIYSRSNDGGTKKTENFGEGDYWIVKLDKNGKVEWERNFGGIGDDHLRTLSLTSTGYIIGGESRSEKSGNKTTGVEKGTDLWLISLNDNGEEQWQKSYNFGNRDILMGMSILYSSDNTSSKGILLGGYTQAENNIENDDETFWILYVDQNGTEQWRKYVTGESRKGKERLSDLKLNNDGSIILAGISGEELGKENWKIVKLGDKQVDQLIEKYDIKIYPNPVSDYAYVEIGFDFKEADILLYDMSGRQLQNIKTKNRVTKINTEALIQGAYLVVIKTDINKTANAKLIKQ, encoded by the coding sequence ATGCAAAAACTCTATGTAAGTACACTTACTTTGTGTACAATTTTGGGCTTATCTGCTCAAGAAGTAATTTGGCAAAAAGATATACAATCCTCTACCCAGGATTTTTTAAGCCAGATTACAACTACAATTGACAAGCAACATTTAATTAGCGGGAGCTCAATTCAGGGAGGCAGTCAGAAAATAAAAAACCGCAGTTTAAATGTAAGGCCTGTTCAATTGGAAACTCCAAAGCAAAATAATGGCTATGATTTCCACCTGATAAAACTCAATCAGCAGGGCGAGCAAGTGTGGGAAAAATTTTTTTCCGGTAATAATCACGATTTTTTATCTGCAACTGTGAGCACTCAGGAAGGAGGTTTTTTCCTTGCAGGAACTTCATATTCAAAAAAAGGACTTGATAAAATGGAAGATTCTATAGGAGGATCTGATATCTGGGTTATAAAGATCAATGAATTTGGAGAAGAACAATGGCAAAAAACTATAGGCAGTCCTTCTGATGAAGAAGCCAGAGCGGTTATCCAAACTACAGATCTGGGATTCTTTATTGCCGGAAATGTTCAAAATTCAGAAAAAGGATATGGTTCAAAAGATATCCTAATTATAAGAATGAATAAGAATGGAAAAGAATTATCTCGTATTCTAATGGGAGGAAAAGGTCTAGATGAAGTAGAAAAAATGATCCCCACAAAGGACGGAGGAGCGCTATTGGGAATTTATTCCAGAAGTAATGACGGAGGTACCAAAAAGACAGAAAATTTTGGAGAAGGCGATTACTGGATCGTGAAATTGGATAAAAACGGAAAAGTTGAATGGGAAAGAAATTTTGGAGGAATTGGTGATGATCATTTGAGAACGTTGTCCTTAACTTCAACAGGCTACATCATTGGTGGAGAGTCCCGGTCAGAAAAGTCAGGAAATAAGACGACAGGTGTTGAAAAAGGTACAGATCTTTGGCTCATTTCTTTGAATGATAACGGTGAAGAACAATGGCAAAAATCCTACAATTTTGGAAACCGTGATATATTGATGGGGATGAGTATTTTATACTCTTCTGATAACACATCTTCAAAAGGTATTTTGTTAGGCGGTTATACTCAGGCTGAAAATAATATAGAAAATGATGATGAAACATTTTGGATATTATATGTGGATCAAAATGGTACAGAGCAGTGGAGAAAATATGTTACTGGAGAATCGAGAAAAGGAAAAGAAAGACTGTCTGATTTAAAACTGAATAATGATGGCTCAATTATTTTAGCAGGTATTAGTGGTGAGGAATTAGGAAAAGAGAACTGGAAAATTGTAAAGTTAGGAGATAAACAAGTGGATCAGCTGATTGAAAAATACGATATCAAGATCTATCCAAATCCTGTTTCTGATTATGCTTATGTAGAAATCGGCTTTGACTTCAAAGAAGCAGATATTCTTTTGTATGATATGAGTGGTAGACAACTTCAAAATATAAAAACAAAGAACAGGGTGACCAAGATTAATACTGAGGCACTTATTCAGGGAGCCTATCTGGTTGTTATTAAAACCGATATAAATAAAACTGCTAACGCCAAATTAATAAAACAATGA
- a CDS encoding exodeoxyribonuclease VII large subunit, which translates to MHGNEPTYQIYSPGSVLGLFNNALKLNATVNLIYLKGRYSFGGGKAYGNYYYDHLFSESDTISIGIRISALLRSKIENNDIYTLRGYIEKSIKNSSVELRFVVDEIIQQEERAISEEELQRYELIQKKLEKGSKDLESIIRNKLLKDEPIRIANIYGNNAIVQKDFAEGLDISQKYFQISEYTCSITSSTSIAEKIEEVSESGYDIIALVRGGGDRQSMEVFNDIVLSELFITLEAITVTAIGHTVDETLLDKLADKRFHLPHDYGAGLHSIAEKLSHEKSNSRALLIDEVKKDVSKQFAQQVLTLEKQLKKKNDEFTEAQKTFKEQSENQVKAFTEQLKVRNEEVERLKKDLSEKHGQQVKTLTEQLSKKNDEFQKFQESASKQLQEMQKNFSEQQKQRQQEMEDYKKELAVLHEKNLQALINEKTATLMAGMESLHQENVRLNTEVKNRKTDYIKIVIAGVIALMTGYLLAKIF; encoded by the coding sequence ATGCACGGAAATGAACCCACTTATCAGATTTATTCTCCGGGATCAGTGCTGGGACTATTTAACAATGCATTAAAACTGAATGCAACTGTTAATCTTATTTATCTTAAGGGAAGATATTCATTCGGAGGGGGAAAAGCCTATGGGAATTACTATTATGATCATCTGTTTTCGGAGTCTGATACTATTTCTATTGGTATTAGAATATCAGCATTACTCAGGAGTAAAATTGAAAATAATGATATATATACTCTTAGAGGATATATTGAAAAAAGCATTAAAAACTCATCTGTAGAACTGCGCTTCGTCGTGGATGAGATTATCCAGCAGGAAGAACGGGCAATTTCAGAAGAAGAACTACAGAGATATGAACTTATCCAGAAAAAGCTTGAAAAAGGATCTAAAGATCTTGAGTCAATCATCAGGAACAAACTTCTCAAAGATGAGCCGATCAGAATTGCTAATATTTATGGAAATAATGCCATTGTACAAAAAGACTTTGCAGAGGGATTGGATATTTCACAGAAGTATTTTCAGATCTCGGAATATACCTGCAGTATAACTTCATCAACATCCATTGCTGAAAAAATTGAGGAGGTTTCAGAGTCAGGATATGATATTATTGCGCTGGTAAGAGGTGGAGGCGACCGGCAAAGTATGGAGGTTTTCAATGATATAGTGCTTTCAGAATTGTTCATTACTTTGGAAGCGATTACTGTAACTGCAATAGGGCATACAGTAGATGAAACTTTGCTGGATAAGCTTGCAGATAAAAGATTTCATCTTCCGCATGATTATGGAGCAGGGCTGCATTCCATTGCTGAAAAATTATCTCATGAAAAATCAAATTCAAGGGCATTACTGATTGATGAAGTTAAAAAGGATGTGAGCAAACAGTTTGCACAACAGGTATTGACACTGGAGAAGCAGCTTAAAAAGAAAAATGATGAATTCACAGAAGCTCAGAAGACTTTTAAAGAACAATCAGAAAATCAGGTGAAAGCTTTTACTGAGCAGCTTAAAGTTCGTAATGAGGAAGTAGAAAGGTTAAAAAAGGATCTCTCTGAAAAGCACGGTCAACAGGTTAAAACCTTGACTGAACAGCTTTCAAAAAAGAATGATGAATTCCAGAAGTTTCAGGAATCTGCATCTAAACAGCTTCAGGAAATGCAGAAAAATTTTTCAGAACAACAGAAACAGAGACAGCAGGAAATGGAAGATTATAAAAAGGAACTTGCGGTATTGCATGAAAAAAATTTGCAGGCCCTCATTAATGAGAAGACAGCAACTTTAATGGCTGGAATGGAATCCTTGCACCAGGAGAATGTAAGACTGAATACAGAGGTTAAAAATCGTAAGACAGATTATATAAAGATTGTAATCGCTGGTGTTATAGCTTTAATGACAGGGTATTTATTGGCAAAGATATTTTAA
- a CDS encoding DUF3945 domain-containing protein: protein MDNNINEKMDIVERTGDTLLVLHHETGTVGIVKGLDDHGEVNRISPEDLSGDEMLSIERNENSFTEFYSVFYHQLKEPSEFSFFKVTEYEAKQTAVNLQKYMDKATDEEKKELKKYEISIDVVEAHRKMGEEKTAGKGEDVRNSYLYKTEQVDWKMMEKLGWDKERLEELGALDPMLKGYKTPMLVPVRIELGTVSGTIEARLSLQANDFGEVELRFYPVRRMPDFSKPFFGHTFSEEDKRNLMVSGNMGRVVDLVHGITGEILPSLISRDRLTNELVQVRADRVRVPLVIKGVTLDEEQRKILREGKPLYIENMLSARGTLFNAAVQYNADKRYVEFLLDKKVRRMGVGDLREVPEVFRGKRLKKWQVEKLKNGEVAYVDGLVDSNGKGYQGYLRFDKGIGKFEFSFKNVWKETAGLSKKRRRGI, encoded by the coding sequence ATGGATAACAATATAAACGAGAAAATGGATATAGTTGAAAGGACTGGCGATACCTTACTGGTGCTTCATCATGAAACGGGTACCGTTGGGATTGTTAAGGGATTGGATGATCATGGGGAAGTAAATAGAATAAGTCCTGAAGATCTGAGCGGTGATGAAATGCTGAGTATTGAGCGTAATGAGAATTCTTTTACTGAGTTTTATTCGGTGTTTTATCATCAGCTGAAGGAGCCTTCGGAGTTTTCGTTTTTTAAGGTAACAGAATATGAAGCAAAGCAGACGGCTGTAAACCTTCAGAAGTATATGGATAAGGCTACGGATGAAGAGAAAAAAGAGCTGAAGAAGTATGAGATTTCTATTGATGTGGTGGAGGCACATAGAAAGATGGGAGAGGAGAAAACAGCAGGTAAGGGAGAGGATGTTCGAAATAGTTATCTATATAAGACTGAGCAGGTGGACTGGAAGATGATGGAGAAGCTGGGGTGGGATAAGGAAAGATTGGAAGAGCTGGGTGCTTTGGACCCGATGCTGAAAGGATATAAAACTCCAATGCTTGTTCCTGTACGCATTGAACTGGGAACAGTATCGGGTACAATTGAAGCGAGGCTCTCTCTTCAGGCTAATGATTTTGGAGAAGTGGAACTCAGGTTTTATCCGGTAAGAAGAATGCCTGATTTTTCCAAGCCTTTCTTTGGACATACATTTTCAGAAGAGGATAAAAGAAATCTGATGGTAAGTGGGAACATGGGAAGGGTGGTGGATCTGGTGCATGGGATTACAGGAGAGATCTTGCCTTCTCTTATCAGCAGGGACAGGCTGACCAATGAGCTGGTGCAGGTAAGGGCAGACAGGGTAAGGGTTCCACTCGTGATCAAAGGAGTGACTTTGGATGAAGAACAGAGAAAGATCTTAAGGGAAGGAAAACCGCTGTATATTGAAAATATGCTTTCAGCTCGGGGGACCTTGTTTAATGCTGCGGTTCAGTATAATGCGGATAAGAGGTATGTGGAGTTTTTGCTGGATAAGAAGGTAAGGAGGATGGGAGTGGGAGATTTGAGAGAGGTTCCGGAGGTGTTCAGAGGGAAGAGGCTTAAGAAATGGCAGGTGGAGAAGTTAAAGAACGGGGAGGTGGCATATGTGGATGGACTGGTGGATAGCAATGGGAAGGGGTATCAGGGATATTTGAGGTTTGATAAGGGAATTGGGAAGTTTGAGTTTTCTTTTAAGAATGTGTGGAAGGAAACAGCTGGTCTGTCGAAGAAAAGGAGAAGAGGTATTTAA
- a CDS encoding reverse transcriptase domain-containing protein, producing the protein MIKKKPDWLKSKGYIHITPSLSLENDWKAYEQKITNKKYIEKYAFFPLMHDSISERKYKRFDERKHLNTNRSGRTHCFKISKGKSKQTVKSRPIHYASHFDSLIYSYYGNILNSKYLDIIKEDIELDKCIIAYRKIDLENETRGKSTIHFAKEAFDEIENRSQYKNVAALTFDIENFFSGLDHKILYGKWCEIINKNYLPEDHYKVFRACTNFSYILRDDLRVKNTLGLRRSGFDEKKLHLIRKSKGYKCFYHDINELRDEIKNGRLKIYKNPFSKKLKNGKLVKIGIPQGLPLSAVLANIYLLDFDRNIIKEVVRKYGGYYRRYSDDLLIICDSTQVNEIKQFVLSEILKYGLNISSHKTEEFLFENLIYNKNSDKRLTSVKIENNQRRIAKPLIYLGFEYRGFNTSIKSTNLSKYFRRLIYIVKRRAKRAGQNMTPESRRAIFKHQIKKLYNAPLKNFDNDSKELKQKFRIRYKFVKNEMDEYYLEPVKMPIKHQSNYISYLKRCDRIFNRDVDSSFLKQIRKRHNVLNHAIKKNLNKNFN; encoded by the coding sequence ATGATTAAAAAGAAGCCTGATTGGTTAAAAAGTAAAGGATATATACATATAACTCCATCATTATCGCTCGAAAACGATTGGAAAGCATATGAACAAAAGATTACTAATAAAAAGTATATTGAAAAATATGCTTTTTTTCCTTTGATGCACGATTCAATTAGTGAGAGAAAATATAAAAGATTTGATGAGAGAAAGCATCTAAACACCAATCGGTCTGGTCGTACACATTGTTTTAAGATTAGTAAAGGAAAAAGTAAACAAACTGTAAAATCTCGACCCATTCATTACGCCAGCCATTTTGATTCATTGATCTATAGTTATTATGGAAATATTTTAAATTCAAAATATTTAGATATAATAAAAGAAGATATTGAGCTTGATAAATGTATAATCGCCTACAGGAAGATTGATTTAGAAAATGAAACAAGAGGTAAAAGTACAATTCATTTTGCTAAGGAAGCATTTGACGAAATTGAAAATCGTTCACAATACAAAAATGTAGCTGCATTGACCTTTGATATAGAAAATTTCTTTTCTGGATTAGACCACAAAATATTATATGGCAAATGGTGTGAAATAATAAACAAGAATTATCTTCCTGAAGACCATTATAAGGTTTTTAGAGCTTGTACGAATTTTAGTTATATTTTACGAGATGATCTAAGAGTAAAAAACACACTTGGTCTTAGAAGATCTGGCTTTGATGAAAAAAAACTCCATCTGATAAGAAAATCTAAGGGGTACAAATGTTTTTATCACGATATAAATGAGTTGAGAGACGAAATTAAGAATGGTCGTCTAAAGATTTATAAGAACCCTTTTAGCAAAAAACTAAAAAATGGGAAACTTGTTAAAATTGGAATACCTCAAGGTCTTCCATTGAGCGCAGTATTAGCAAATATTTATTTACTAGATTTTGACAGAAATATTATCAAAGAAGTTGTTAGAAAATATGGTGGATATTATAGAAGATATTCTGATGATTTATTGATAATCTGTGATTCAACCCAAGTAAACGAAATAAAACAATTTGTATTGTCTGAGATTTTGAAGTATGGTTTAAATATAAGTAGTCATAAAACTGAGGAGTTCTTGTTTGAAAATCTAATTTATAACAAAAATTCTGATAAAAGACTGACGTCAGTAAAAATTGAAAATAATCAAAGAAGAATTGCAAAACCTCTTATTTATCTAGGCTTTGAATATAGAGGATTTAATACCAGTATTAAGTCTACCAACTTATCGAAATATTTTAGAAGACTTATTTATATTGTAAAAAGGCGAGCAAAAAGAGCGGGACAAAATATGACCCCTGAAAGCAGAAGGGCAATTTTTAAGCACCAAATAAAAAAGCTATATAATGCACCATTAAAAAATTTTGATAACGATTCTAAAGAATTAAAACAAAAGTTTAGAATAAGATATAAATTTGTAAAAAATGAAATGGACGAGTATTATTTAGAGCCCGTGAAAATGCCTATAAAACATCAATCTAACTATATATCTTACCTAAAAAGATGTGATAGGATATTTAATAGAGATGTAGATAGTTCTTTCTTGAAACAAATAAGAAAAAGACATAATGTACTGAATCATGCAATCAAAAAAAATCTTAACAAGAATTTCAACTAA
- a CDS encoding DUF3800 domain-containing protein yields the protein MIPAKIFIDEFGNTHLDLSKKGTFSHFIYTSVIIKETDTEKARKILKEICFKYRLGDDLKSKNIKSKNFKKRKDILIEFLEKLDFVVDVMVVDKSNLSGDGLKIKKTFYKYFQSLFVEKYNNIYESYSINADKVGEEFKIELQDYVRKKSISRDLFNPDRNFEIFDDKDEKLIQISDFISGCLGKVFCTSHFDKQYIELFNLLHARTSISYFPFESYITKEIENKPELDRQIMKMNYQLIEKFFDSSKSEKSKEKARLLEYLRFQSELNPNRLVSTRELLIYLNNFFPNIKNERIRTLIRDLRYEGLFIVSHSGKPGYKLATKYSDVSEHFNHFLKYVVPMLQKVKILNQTLSQNSFNDINPIEKDPNMQKLKELVAGI from the coding sequence ATGATTCCCGCTAAAATTTTTATTGACGAATTTGGTAATACACATCTTGATTTATCCAAGAAAGGTACATTTTCACATTTTATCTACACTTCTGTCATCATCAAAGAAACTGACACAGAAAAAGCAAGAAAAATTCTGAAAGAAATATGCTTCAAATATAGATTAGGTGATGATTTAAAATCAAAGAATATTAAAAGTAAAAACTTTAAAAAGAGAAAAGATATTTTAATAGAATTTCTTGAAAAGTTAGATTTTGTAGTGGACGTAATGGTAGTTGATAAGTCAAATTTATCTGGTGATGGACTAAAGATTAAAAAAACATTTTACAAATATTTCCAGTCTTTATTTGTTGAAAAATATAATAATATATATGAGAGCTACTCAATTAATGCAGATAAAGTTGGAGAAGAATTTAAAATTGAACTCCAGGATTATGTGAGAAAGAAAAGCATTAGTCGTGATTTATTTAACCCTGACAGAAATTTTGAAATATTTGATGACAAAGATGAAAAACTGATTCAAATTTCTGATTTTATCTCTGGCTGCTTAGGAAAAGTATTTTGCACAAGCCACTTTGATAAACAATACATTGAACTGTTTAATTTGCTGCATGCAAGAACCTCAATTTCTTACTTTCCTTTTGAGAGCTATATCACGAAAGAAATAGAGAATAAGCCCGAACTTGATAGGCAAATTATGAAAATGAACTATCAGTTGATAGAAAAGTTTTTTGACTCTTCAAAAAGTGAGAAAAGCAAGGAAAAAGCAAGGCTATTAGAATATCTTAGATTTCAGTCTGAATTAAATCCTAACCGCTTAGTATCAACAAGAGAATTACTAATCTATCTCAATAATTTCTTTCCAAATATAAAAAATGAAAGGATAAGAACCTTAATAAGAGATCTTAGATATGAAGGATTATTTATTGTAAGTCATTCAGGAAAGCCCGGCTACAAACTTGCTACGAAATATTCTGATGTTTCTGAGCACTTTAATCACTTTTTAAAATATGTTGTACCTATGCTTCAAAAGGTAAAAATTTTGAATCAAACATTGTCACAAAATTCTTTCAATGATATTAATCCTATCGAAAAAGATCCTAACATGCAAAAACTTAAGGAATTGGTAGCTGGCATCTAG
- a CDS encoding COG2958 family protein — protein sequence MTFLELAQSILKEEKKPLTATEIWNLAVEKGYNKKLNSQGKTPWSTLGAQIYVNSKDNPKSVFAKTDSRPKRFYLKSMEGVLEDYENTIPEDLPPLKKKKFDFLEKDLHKYLSYFVYYHLNCYTKTIRHHISSKKEFGEWVHPDMVGCYYRMEDWKQEINEFSRAVGVNSVVLYSFEIKRELSFANLRESFFQCVSNSSWANESYLVAARISEDEDFMNELSRLAASFGIGVIELDLDDPHSSDVILPAKYKKDLDFETMNKLAMNNDFKDFIETVKIDLTSKKIHKKEYDVVEKIENF from the coding sequence ATGACCTTTCTAGAGCTAGCTCAATCCATATTAAAAGAAGAAAAGAAACCATTGACAGCCACTGAGATTTGGAACCTTGCTGTCGAAAAAGGATATAATAAAAAATTAAATTCACAGGGAAAGACTCCATGGTCAACATTGGGAGCTCAGATCTATGTGAATAGCAAAGATAATCCGAAATCAGTTTTTGCTAAAACAGATTCAAGACCTAAAAGATTTTATTTAAAATCAATGGAAGGGGTATTGGAAGATTATGAAAATACAATTCCAGAAGATCTTCCACCACTGAAAAAAAAGAAGTTTGATTTTTTAGAAAAAGACCTTCATAAGTATCTAAGCTACTTTGTTTATTATCATTTGAATTGTTATACCAAAACAATAAGGCATCATATTTCTAGTAAGAAAGAGTTTGGCGAATGGGTACATCCTGATATGGTAGGCTGTTATTACCGTATGGAAGACTGGAAACAAGAGATCAATGAATTTAGCAGGGCTGTTGGTGTAAATTCAGTCGTTTTGTATTCATTTGAAATCAAAAGAGAGTTGAGCTTTGCTAATTTAAGAGAAAGCTTTTTTCAATGTGTTTCTAATTCCTCTTGGGCAAATGAGTCTTATTTGGTGGCCGCCAGAATATCAGAAGATGAAGATTTTATGAATGAATTGTCTAGGTTAGCAGCTTCCTTTGGTATAGGTGTGATAGAGCTTGATCTAGACGATCCACATTCTTCAGATGTGATTCTTCCAGCAAAATATAAGAAAGATTTGGACTTTGAAACAATGAATAAACTTGCTATGAATAATGATTTTAAGGACTTTATTGAAACGGTTAAGATTGATTTAACGAGTAAAAAGATTCATAAGAAGGAATATGATGTCGTTGAAAAGATTGAGAATTTTTAA
- a CDS encoding restriction endonuclease subunit M, whose amino-acid sequence MSLLQEGINKGLISISEDQRTIKYLFQDKSRNFSNPEEKVQAEIFLRLVLEYGYPVEHIEQFRMVTMGSDKREADIIVHEDKNWDSPKIIVECKEQKVSQQEFNQAVNQGFSYANALSGTIKYIWVTSELLNSIYRFNKEKDLREELPDLPHYGSDEVAPYQFVKGGGVHEYVDNKDGKKKKQIFKELKTVSEEELTRRFKQAHDALWAGGQLNPSEAFDELDKLIFCKIWDERYNVEGGQLKRRRKGEVYQFQIIIEKGKNKDEIEYNTNKSLAKRIKAIYSAGKNFDKEVFKDDIRLSDERIRTITNYLQEINLNETDLDSKGRAFETFMGSFFRGEFGQYFTPRVIVQFIVEALPIKNTSLVLDTSCGSGGFLLHALDKVRRQADLEFPEHKDDKDDYNGWHDYWHNFAEKNLYGIEINEQIARTAKMNMIIHDDGHTNVVAVDGLVDDSDIFKFTSNKGFKYNKFDFIITNPPFGSAIKQNEKAYLKKYFLGNKQPDWLDLKKSNTFSKVELDDDSENKLKLETRNNQSTEVLFIEQCYNFLAPNGFLAIVIPDGILTNSSLQYVRDAIEDWYRIVSVVSMPQTAFAATGAGVKSSVVFLRKHKVNHTEYLREKKIEIQNQLLTKFQYKETIERWENEKKQIIKDLEGFSNRTGLVSMKAIKDSEEFKEWKSEINQQFADKIADLKEQLNEAYQEARANELPDYPILMAIADNIGFDAAGKRSANLVSKEEIIQGAYKDIVEHLSHDLFDEIVTRRYDIHDDKNEISTKKTILEKGILKAVAQFIKDIENGTI is encoded by the coding sequence ATGAGTTTACTACAAGAAGGAATCAATAAAGGTTTGATTTCCATTTCAGAAGATCAAAGAACTATAAAATATTTATTCCAAGATAAATCAAGAAATTTTTCAAATCCTGAAGAAAAAGTTCAAGCAGAGATTTTTCTACGTTTGGTGTTAGAGTATGGTTATCCTGTAGAACATATAGAGCAATTCAGGATGGTTACAATGGGATCTGATAAGAGAGAAGCAGATATTATAGTTCATGAAGATAAAAATTGGGATAGTCCTAAAATTATTGTTGAGTGTAAAGAACAAAAAGTTTCTCAACAGGAATTCAACCAAGCCGTAAATCAAGGATTTAGCTATGCAAATGCACTTTCTGGAACTATCAAATATATTTGGGTCACTTCAGAATTATTAAACTCCATATATCGTTTTAATAAGGAAAAAGATCTTCGTGAGGAATTGCCGGATTTACCTCACTATGGGTCAGATGAAGTTGCTCCATATCAATTTGTTAAAGGTGGTGGGGTTCACGAATATGTTGATAATAAAGACGGAAAGAAAAAAAAACAAATTTTCAAAGAATTAAAAACTGTTTCTGAAGAAGAGTTAACCCGTCGTTTTAAACAAGCACATGATGCTTTATGGGCGGGTGGTCAACTAAATCCTTCTGAAGCATTTGATGAATTGGATAAGTTAATCTTTTGCAAAATTTGGGATGAGCGGTATAATGTTGAAGGAGGGCAATTAAAAAGAAGAAGAAAAGGAGAAGTTTATCAGTTCCAAATTATAATTGAAAAAGGAAAAAACAAAGATGAAATAGAATACAACACCAATAAATCACTTGCGAAAAGAATAAAAGCAATTTATAGTGCAGGTAAAAATTTTGATAAAGAAGTTTTTAAAGATGATATTCGATTAAGTGATGAGCGGATTCGTACAATTACCAACTATTTGCAAGAAATAAATCTGAATGAAACAGATTTAGATAGTAAGGGTCGTGCTTTCGAGACTTTTATGGGATCATTTTTTAGAGGTGAGTTCGGACAATATTTTACACCTAGAGTTATTGTACAATTTATAGTTGAAGCCTTACCAATTAAAAATACTTCTTTAGTATTAGACACCTCTTGTGGCAGTGGTGGTTTCTTGCTTCATGCATTAGACAAAGTTAGAAGACAAGCTGACTTAGAGTTTCCCGAACATAAGGATGATAAGGACGATTATAATGGTTGGCATGATTACTGGCATAATTTCGCAGAGAAAAACCTATATGGTATTGAAATAAATGAACAGATTGCCAGAACTGCAAAAATGAATATGATTATCCATGATGATGGTCACACAAATGTTGTGGCTGTTGATGGACTCGTGGATGATTCAGATATCTTCAAATTTACCAGTAATAAAGGATTTAAGTATAATAAATTTGATTTTATTATCACTAACCCACCTTTTGGTAGTGCTATTAAGCAAAACGAAAAAGCATACCTCAAAAAGTATTTTTTGGGTAACAAACAACCTGATTGGCTCGATCTTAAAAAATCTAATACTTTTAGTAAAGTGGAATTAGATGATGATTCGGAAAATAAATTGAAGCTTGAAACTCGTAATAATCAAAGTACAGAAGTTTTATTTATTGAGCAATGTTACAATTTCCTTGCTCCAAATGGATTTTTAGCTATTGTTATACCGGATGGTATTTTAACAAATAGTTCTCTACAATATGTACGTGATGCAATAGAAGATTGGTACCGTATTGTCTCTGTAGTTTCCATGCCGCAAACTGCGTTTGCTGCTACAGGCGCAGGGGTGAAAAGTTCGGTGGTTTTTCTACGTAAACATAAAGTTAATCATACGGAATATTTACGAGAAAAAAAAATAGAAATTCAAAACCAGCTGTTGACAAAATTTCAGTATAAGGAAACAATTGAGCGTTGGGAAAATGAGAAAAAACAAATCATCAAAGATTTAGAAGGTTTTTCAAATAGGACTGGTTTGGTGAGTATGAAAGCTATTAAAGATAGTGAGGAATTTAAAGAATGGAAATCAGAAATCAATCAACAATTTGCAGATAAGATAGCAGATTTAAAAGAGCAATTAAATGAAGCCTATCAGGAGGCTCGTGCTAATGAGTTGCCTGACTACCCAATTTTAATGGCTATTGCTGATAATATTGGTTTTGATGCGGCAGGAAAACGTTCAGCAAATTTAGTCTCAAAAGAAGAAATTATACAAGGTGCATACAAAGATATTGTTGAGCATCTTTCTCATGATTTGTTTGATGAAATAGTAACTCGCCGTTACGATATCCATGATGATAAAAATGAAATAAGTACTAAAAAAACTATTTTAGAAAAAGGGATTTTAAAAGCAGTTGCTCAATTTATAAAAGACATAGAGAATGGAACAATATAA